In Capsicum annuum cultivar UCD-10X-F1 chromosome 7, UCD10Xv1.1, whole genome shotgun sequence, one genomic interval encodes:
- the LOC107877957 gene encoding uncharacterized protein LOC107877957 isoform X2, translating into MLHATLPCPFRGVHIHLKPTPLFHLLLKSPMAENNPQRPVYTTSSPAIAAPPQSWLEVALTGHALTFTMQCGQTGDSSDDTKSKGLSSDHSEGMKLGLETYGQYHWFAIPPTVPNPLQASASNIEPPVVNNLLLPNLPFYPQPPTEAEVVPWIQQYMISALVDPTQEHLHVPPMHQERVAQDMQGMPGETLDSESSSTFMGQMPPPKNG; encoded by the coding sequence ATGCTCCATGCGACCCTCCCTTGTCCATTCAGAGGCGTTCACATCCACTTAAAACCCACTCCTCTCTTCCATCTATTATTGAAATCACCAATGGCGGAGAACAATCCACAACGTCCAGTATACACGACTTCGAGCCCTGCAATAGCTGCTCCTCCTCAATCGTGGCTCGAGGTGGCGCTGACGGGACACGCACTAACTTTTACGATGCAATGTGGCCAGACAGGAGACTCTAGTGATGATACAAAATCCAaaggacttagctcagatcattcaGAGGGTATGAAGCTCGGATTGGAGACTTATGGCCAATACCATTGGTTTGCGATCCCACCAACGGTTCCGAATCCGCTGCAGGCCTCAGCGTCAAACATCGAACCTCCTGTAGTGAACAATCTGCTGCTCCCGAATCTTCCGTTCTACCCACAACCTCCAACAGAGGCGGAGGTTGTGCCTTGGATCCAACAATATATGATATCTGCACTAGTGGATCCGACGCAGGAACATCTGCATGTACCACCAATGCACCAAGAGAGAGTAGCTCAGGACATGCAGGGCATGCCTGGGGAGACGTTAGACTCAGAGAGCTCATCCACGTTCATGGGCCAG
- the LOC107877957 gene encoding uncharacterized protein LOC107877957 isoform X1, whose protein sequence is MLHATLPCPFRGVHIHLKPTPLFHLLLKSPMAENNPQRPVYTTSSPAIAAPPQSWLEVALTGHALTFTMQCGQTGDSSDDTKSKGLSSDHSEGMKLGLETYGQYHWFAIPPTVPNPLQASASNIEPPVVNNLLLPNLPFYPQPPTEAEVVPWIQQYMISALVDPTQEHLHVPPMHQERVAQDMQGMPGETLDSESSSTFMGQVRVFLLREFFAKKNKHASSKEWVVLIYVISTGNRTD, encoded by the coding sequence ATGCTCCATGCGACCCTCCCTTGTCCATTCAGAGGCGTTCACATCCACTTAAAACCCACTCCTCTCTTCCATCTATTATTGAAATCACCAATGGCGGAGAACAATCCACAACGTCCAGTATACACGACTTCGAGCCCTGCAATAGCTGCTCCTCCTCAATCGTGGCTCGAGGTGGCGCTGACGGGACACGCACTAACTTTTACGATGCAATGTGGCCAGACAGGAGACTCTAGTGATGATACAAAATCCAaaggacttagctcagatcattcaGAGGGTATGAAGCTCGGATTGGAGACTTATGGCCAATACCATTGGTTTGCGATCCCACCAACGGTTCCGAATCCGCTGCAGGCCTCAGCGTCAAACATCGAACCTCCTGTAGTGAACAATCTGCTGCTCCCGAATCTTCCGTTCTACCCACAACCTCCAACAGAGGCGGAGGTTGTGCCTTGGATCCAACAATATATGATATCTGCACTAGTGGATCCGACGCAGGAACATCTGCATGTACCACCAATGCACCAAGAGAGAGTAGCTCAGGACATGCAGGGCATGCCTGGGGAGACGTTAGACTCAGAGAGCTCATCCACGTTCATGGGCCAGGTACGAGTCTTTCTCCTCAGAGAATTCTTCGCAAAAAAAAATAAAC